The genomic DNA GGTGCGGTTGTTCGTTAACGCTCCGGTTGCACGAGTAAGCGAGCCTAAAACATTGTTTCCCATCGTCTCGCCGTGTTGTTATGGAATCATCTCATCGCTGCTTGAAGACCACTAACAAGCAACACAGGAGTAAGTCATGCGAATTGCAGTCGTTGGAGCCACGGGCAATGCAGGGACCGCCGTGCTGCGCGAACTCGCCGCACGCGATGAAGTCGAATCAATCCTCGGCATTGCTCGGCGTTTACCGAACCGCGAGATGGAACCGTACCGGCAGGCGGACTGGCAACAGATCGATATTCAATTCGAGCGTGCCCGCGCGGACCTGGAAAAAGCGCTGAACGGTTACGACGCGGTGATCCATTTGGCATGGCTCATCCAGCCCAATAAAGAACGCGACTTGCTGCGGCGTGCAAACGTCGATGGCACTCGCCACGTGCTAGAAGCAGCCGCGGCGGCAGGTGTTCGACACATCGTGGTCGCCTCCTCGGTTGGAGCGTATTCACCGGTCGATGACGATGAGTTGCGTGACGAATCATGGCCGACCGAAGGCATCGAGAGCTCTCACTACAGTGTAGATAAAGCGGCCCAAGAACGCGTCATCGATGAATTCGAAGCGGCTCACCCGGAGGTGACCGTCGCCCGGTTGCGGCCAGCTCTGAAATTTCAGGGCGGTGCCGGTTCAGAGATTCAGCGATACTTCCTCGGCAAGTGGGCACCCGTGCAGCTGCTCCAACTCGGACGGCCACCGGTTATCCCGTTCCCCAAGGATGTGCGAGCCCAAGCGGTGCACACCGATGACGTCGCACGAGCCTACGTGCTGGCGGCGCTTAAGGGTGCTGAGGGGGCCTTCAATATCTGCGCCGATGACGTGCTCGACGCCGCCCGCATTGGGGGAGTGGTCACCGGGAACTCGAAATACGGCCGAGTGGTCCCGGTCCCGAGCAAAGCGTTGCGCCCGCTCATCAAAGCAGCACATCGAACAGGAGTGCTAGCCGCCGATGAAGGCTGGCTGGACATGGCTCTGCGCGTGCCCCTGATGGATAATAGTCGAGCCAAACGAGAGCTCGACTGGTGGCCGTCGATGAGCGGAGCTGCGGCATTAGAAGAACTTATCCAAGGCATGGCGGAAGGTAGCGGTAAACGGTCGGCCCCGATGCGGCCCCGCGATCCGCAATCCACGGCGCCGTTTACACTACCGGATGCCGAGCACCAATTGCCGGAGGACATTGATGCCCTTGCGCTCCGCCAGTACATGTCGGATCACCTCGCCGGCGCCACCGCAGGGCTAAACCGCATTCAGAAGCTTGCCGAAGCGTTCATGGAGACCCCGAAATACGGGGATATCGCCACGGTGGCCGAAGAGATCCGCGTCGAGCATCACTACCTGGAAGAACTCATCCAAGCCCAAGGGTTCCCACGTCCCGGGGTCACCGCACCCGCCCTGTGGGTCGGTGAGCGGCTAGCCCGGATCAAGTCCTTCTTCCCGCAGGGTGTCAAAATCACGCCATCGGTCTTGGTCTTAGAAACCGAGTTGATGATGTCAGCGGTGACTGGAAAGCTGCACGGCTGGCGCTCCCTGATGCCGATTTCCGAGGCCCTGGGTGTGCCACAAGGGGTCTTCGAAGAACTGGCAGACGATGCACTCCGGCAGTACAAGATCCTGCAAGACGTCCACGATTATGCCCGCCAGGATGCGTTCAACAAATCCGCCGAAACGGACCCTGAAGACGCCTTACCGAGCAGTGAGTAATTAGTAGTAGTAGGTGTCGTTCGGGGAGTAATCACTTGATGACCCCGGACGACGCCACTCAATCCCGAGTGCTTCGGCGAGTTCAATAATGCTATTTGACCGCGCCAATCGTGGCAGGTCTGAGCCGTCACGAATTTGACCGCCGGCCTCTTCGAACTCGGCCAAGAAGTCATGGGCCCAGGTGAGTTCTTCTTGCGACGGGCTCAGACCGGCATTAATGGTTGCGGTCTGTTCTGGCAATAAGCACAGCTTGCCGGTAAATCCGAATTCTGAGGCAATGGAAGCACCCTGAATCAGTTTCTTACTGATCGTGCCTTGCGTGGGCCCATCAATTGGCGAAGGCAACATCGCGGCCTTTGAGGCAATGGTGAATTGACTGCGAGGATAGGCCAGCGCGCGGGCTGACCCGCCAAAGCCGGTGTCGCGGCGGAAGTCTCCGGTCCCAAAGGCCAGCCGGAAGGTGCCGCGAGCGGCAGCAATCGAGTTGATACGTTGCAGGCCGCGGGCGGTTTCTACGAGCGCAACAATGGGCACGCCCGGCAGGCGCGCGGCGGTCTCATTGACGTGGTCGGTGGATTCGACCATCGCGAGCATCACGCCTAGCAGCCCACCGTTATGGTGCGGGCCATCGAGTTGATGGGTGATGTATTGTGCTAACTCGCTGACGTCGTGTTCCCACCACTGGCTGCCATACGCATTGATGCGTACCCAACCGGTGTGACCTGCCGCGAACCATTCAGTGACATGTTTCAGCGCACGCTCTTTATCTTTGGGCGCCACAGCGTCTTCGATATCCAGCACGACGACGTCGGCTGCAGAGTCCTCCGCCTCCTGAAAGCTTTCAGGCCGGGTGGCATTGACGAGCAGCCATGATCGGGCAAGGTCCGCTTGGACTTTCTGCCCGGGTGAGGGCGTTACATACGTCGTCATGATGGAATTGTTGGACACCGGGTCTCCTTGTAATGCGCCCACTTTTTTGCGCAGTGAAAGTCTTCATTCGCTGTGTTTAGCTGGAAAAGGTCAGGTACAACAGTACCGCGAGCCCTCCGCCTAACCAACGAATCAAGCTATTGGGGCACACGGTGTGAGGTGCCCAATAGCAAGGTGGCTTTTCTTACTAGCTCGGTCCGATACCTACCCGTTGGGAATCGTGGTGGTCATGGGTGGCGTGCACAACAGCATCCATGACGTCATACATGTTGTTGTGGTGTTGATACGCTTCTCGCTGTATTCCGGTCCCAGAACCGCCCTGCAAGATTTCTGCCACCACGGTCTGCACGGTCTCTTCTTCATCGTATTCGCTCAGGACTGGTGCAAGTTCATCCAGCAGCTGCGCTATCGCATCGCGTGCGGCAATTGGTGTCCCAGTGAATGGATTGATCAACTCTGCTTCCACCCCGTAGCGACTCGCCTTCCAAGACCAAATTCGAAGAAGGTTGGCCGATACACCAGCAGGCTCCTCGTCGCCTTTGCGGATCGCCGTTTCCACGAGTGCTCTGGCCAGGGCAGCGACAACGGCCGCGTGCTCAGCCTTGAGACAGACATCAGCCACACGAACCTCGAGGGTAGGTTGATGGTCGCACAGGCGAGCATCAAAGTAGAGCATGCCCGCATCCAGGGGAACTTTCGTGTCCAAGATCGCTTGGCGATGTGCTTCGTATGCGGCAGCGGTATGGAAGATTTCCGTGGGGCCTGCGGTTGGCCAGCGTGACCAGGCCTGGTACCGGTAGGATGCGAAACCGGTATCGACGCCGTTCCAGAAGGGCGAGTTGCTGCTCAGTGCTAGTAACAAGGGCAACCACACCCGGATGCGGTCTAGTGCGACTACGCCCTCATCCCAAGAATCGATATCAATGTGGATATGAAAACCATTGGTGAGCTGTTCAGCTGCGGTGAGCCCAAACCGCTGTGCCATTTTGTGGTTTCGTGGGCCGGGCGTCCGGCGCGGGCTGTCTGTTGCCGGAGCAGTGGGCATCGCGGCGACCCGCCCGCCGGACTCCGCGGCTGCGGCTTCGGCCAGCGCACGCCCCGTGCGGATCGTCTCGAGCTGCTCAGCAAGGGTAAGTTGCGGCGGAGAAACCACTTCCAGCTGTTCTTGTTTAAATTCCGTGGTGAGCTTGTGCCCCGTGGGGGTTTCCCGCCCGTTCCTGGCGACGATCAATTCTCCTGCAGGCAGGGGATTCAGAGAAGTTGCATCTACCAGCAGTAATTCTTCTTCGACTCCGAATTTCCGCATATCGCGTCCCTTCATATATCTTGAATTCTTTGGATAGCCGGACTACCCAACATTGTGGCTTTGGAGCCAAAGTTCTAACAGCCCTAGCTTCCATAAGGTGTTGCCACCCGTGGGCACGTATTGGTCGTTGGGGTTGTCCAGCAGAGCGTTGATGTAGTCGCGGCGAAACAGGTCTCGCTCCTGAGCTTCCGGGGCGTGCAGCGCCTCGCGGATGTCTGTGAGGATTGGGTCTTGCAGGTGCCCCAATGCTGGAACGGGGAAGTATCCTTTCGGCCGGTCGATGACCTCCGACGGTAAGAGCTTCCGGCCGATATCTTTCAGGATGCCTTTGCCGCCTTGGGCAGTTTTCAGTTCGATGGGACACGCCGCAACCAGCTCGACCAGTTCGTGATCAAGAAACGGCACGCGGGCTTCAAGCCCGGCAATCGACGACATGTTACTGACGCGTTTGACTGGATCGTCTGCCATGAGCAGTTGCGTTTCGAGCCGGAGCACTGCATCTATCGCAGTTTCGGCCCCCGGAGCGCTGAGCTTGTCAGCAAGTCGTTCGTGGCTCACATCCGTAGACGTCAACCAGGTTGGGTTCAGGATCTGTGCCAGTTCGTGCTGGGTATGATCCACAAACGCTTCTTCGAACACCGCCAACGCTGACTCTCGAGGTACCGATTCAGCGACTTGGTGATACCGGTATCCGGCGAAGAGCTCATCGGCACCCTGGCCAGATTGCACCGCGTTGGAGTGTTTCACGACCGCTTGAGAGTGCAGATAAAAGGCCGGGACATCATGGCTGGCCATCGGCTCCATCATGGCGGCCACAGCGTCACCGACCGCCCCAGCAAATTCTTCCGATCCAATGTGCAGGGTGTGATGATCCGTCTGGAATTCCTCGGCTATCCGATCCGAGTATTCGAATTCATTGCCTGCTTGTTGGCCGTTGGAGTCGAAACCGACACTGAAGGTGGGTATATCGCGCTGGCCGGCCTCTGCCATCAATGCCACCAGCAGGCTGGAATCCAGGCCCCCGGATAAGAGCACCCCCGTGTCGTCATCGAGACGACGTTGTACTGCAACTTGCAGCGCATTACAGATAGCTTCCTGCCAGTCTTGCTCATCCCAATTCGCATAGACGTGGTTGCGCGAATAGTCAGGCTGCCAATACACGCGCTCGGATAGCTGGCCATCGGAGTCGATGATGTGCATGGTGGCCGGTGGCAGCTTGGTGACCCCAGTGAGGATGCTACGTGGCGCGGGCACAATGGAATGCCAGCTCATATAGTGATGCAGCCCGATCCTATCGACCGACGTATCAATTCCGCCGCTGGCCACCAGCCCGGGCAATGTCGACGCGAAGCGTAACCGCCCGTTGAGATGCGCTACATATAATGGTTTGACGCCCAACCGATCACGGCCTAACAGCAGTCGATGGCGTCGCAAATCTGCAAGAGCTATGGCGAATTCGCCGTGTAACCGCTCGATGAAACTTTCGCCCCACTTGCTATACGCTGCAAGGATTACCTCGGCATCTGTGCCGGCGCGGAACCGGTGATCTTTGGCGAGTTCGGAGTACAGTTCGTCACGGTTGGTTAGATGCCCATCGAAGACTACCGCGAGTTCTTGTTCTGCATCGTAGGTGGGCTGCGAGCTTGCGGAAGCACCGGTGTTGCCAAGTGGTATCTGATCGAATGCTACCCACCCGTTATTCCAGATGCGGTTGTCGTTAGCCGTCCCCAGGGCGTTGGCCATTTTCTGTACTGCGCCTGTTTCTGCTCGGGCTCCTCGAAACGCGAGTTCACCTGCAATAGCACACACCATAAGTCCCTCCTATGCTCATCAGCAGCGGAATGTTCGTGTTCTGCAATCCGCTGGGTCGCTTAGTGCTTTATGGGTGATTTACCCTAACACCGGCCGAAGAGGCGCAAACAGAGTTCTCCTGCTTTTATTTTGGGAGATGATTATTTTCATATCCTGGCAGAAGCCTCGCCATCGTCTAGCTGATTAGCCAGCAGAGTCTTCGGCCATTGCCTCTCGTGTTTGTTCCCCCACGTAGTCATTTCGCGTGGGTAGTTTTCGGACCTGCGGAATCAAGTCTTCGGCAAACGTTTCCACGAGCGCGTCCAACGCTGCGGCGGGATCAGTGGCATCATCGACGCGCACGTCCCACAGTGGGTACTGTTCGGTGTCGACCACATAGATCGCACCGGAGACCGAACCGTGCCGATCCGCGCCTGTCGCTTCGCCGGCTTGCAGAGCGCGCAGGATCCTATAGGCCAACTCGAGGTTCTCGTGCTCATCGAAGGCATCCATCGTGGCCTCGAGTGTTTCTGCTCCGACAAGTCGGTTTCCTTGCGCGACCGCGTTGCCACGCTGCAAATGCCCCGACCATTCAGGAGTTTTGGACCCGGTCCAAGCGGCTGTATTGCCTTGTGCATCGATGATGCCAAGCTGGCGATATTCCCGACCATCGTCGCGGCGGATGACTTCTTCGAGCGACGCCTGAGCATTGCTACCTCCGGCCATCAGGGCCAGACCGTCCAGTGCCAGGTAGGGATTCAGCGTGGCCTGCGTAGCCGCTGCGCCCACCCCGCTTTGTGCATGAGAAACGAGTTTGCCAACCCCGGGCAGCGCTGTAATGGCCCCAACACCCAGCTGCCCTGTGGCAGGGTCATACGCACAAATGGAAAACGTCACGTGACTGCCCTCCGAAACGAGCTGTAAAATCGAGTATTAGCTTGACGCTGTTCTTAACTCTCACACACGACTGAAGAGCACGTAAACGGTGGACGCGCTTACCAAGGCACGCCAGATGTCGGGCAGATGCACGCCCGAGCAACGCTTCGTCCCGCCGAATACTGGCTGTGTTCAGCCGGATTTATAAGAGCGGAGAAAACTGCAAAAGTGAGCGCGGAAGATCAGGAATTATCTTGCGGAGCGCAGTGTTCCACTAGTGCAGAAAGACCCACTTGAACTGCACCTATTCCTACATCTTTTCAGTGCCGAGCACAGTGAACCATAAGGAGGACATATTGACTCAGCAACACCCAGGCTTTTCGGTTCGTTACTTTCAACAGGAACAGGACTTCGAAAAGGATGGCCGCCCGGTCATCGCCGTCGTTGTTTCCTTGTGGACACCTAAATTAAGTAACTGGTCGGCACAAGCTATCCACGACCTTACGATGCAGGCTGTCACCACCATTCGGGACCAAGGCGGCAGGCCATTAGTCATCGACAGCTCTGCGCCCACACTCCAAGAGCGTGGAACCACCTGGCATGACCAGGTCGATGCGTTCGTATATATGGGCGGCCCTGATGTTCACCCGGGTTTTTATTCCGACGTCGACCTGTCCACCGAGATGCCATGGATCGATGCAAAAGCCGATAAGTTCTGCCTGGATTCCGTTGGTCGTGCGGTGGCAGAAGACAAGCCGGTACTCGGCATTTGCCGCGGATCCCAGTTGCTCAACGTTTCCCAAGGCGGCACCTTAGTTGAGCATATCGAAGGACATCGCC from Enteractinococcus fodinae includes the following:
- a CDS encoding NAD-dependent epimerase/dehydratase family protein, with amino-acid sequence MRIAVVGATGNAGTAVLRELAARDEVESILGIARRLPNREMEPYRQADWQQIDIQFERARADLEKALNGYDAVIHLAWLIQPNKERDLLRRANVDGTRHVLEAAAAAGVRHIVVASSVGAYSPVDDDELRDESWPTEGIESSHYSVDKAAQERVIDEFEAAHPEVTVARLRPALKFQGGAGSEIQRYFLGKWAPVQLLQLGRPPVIPFPKDVRAQAVHTDDVARAYVLAALKGAEGAFNICADDVLDAARIGGVVTGNSKYGRVVPVPSKALRPLIKAAHRTGVLAADEGWLDMALRVPLMDNSRAKRELDWWPSMSGAAALEELIQGMAEGSGKRSAPMRPRDPQSTAPFTLPDAEHQLPEDIDALALRQYMSDHLAGATAGLNRIQKLAEAFMETPKYGDIATVAEEIRVEHHYLEELIQAQGFPRPGVTAPALWVGERLARIKSFFPQGVKITPSVLVLETELMMSAVTGKLHGWRSLMPISEALGVPQGVFEELADDALRQYKILQDVHDYARQDAFNKSAETDPEDALPSSE
- a CDS encoding HpcH/HpaI aldolase/citrate lyase family protein, whose protein sequence is MTTYVTPSPGQKVQADLARSWLLVNATRPESFQEAEDSAADVVVLDIEDAVAPKDKERALKHVTEWFAAGHTGWVRINAYGSQWWEHDVSELAQYITHQLDGPHHNGGLLGVMLAMVESTDHVNETAARLPGVPIVALVETARGLQRINSIAAARGTFRLAFGTGDFRRDTGFGGSARALAYPRSQFTIASKAAMLPSPIDGPTQGTISKKLIQGASIASEFGFTGKLCLLPEQTATINAGLSPSQEELTWAHDFLAEFEEAGGQIRDGSDLPRLARSNSIIELAEALGIEWRRPGSSSDYSPNDTYYY
- a CDS encoding glutamate--cysteine ligase, which produces MKGRDMRKFGVEEELLLVDATSLNPLPAGELIVARNGRETPTGHKLTTEFKQEQLEVVSPPQLTLAEQLETIRTGRALAEAAAAESGGRVAAMPTAPATDSPRRTPGPRNHKMAQRFGLTAAEQLTNGFHIHIDIDSWDEGVVALDRIRVWLPLLLALSSNSPFWNGVDTGFASYRYQAWSRWPTAGPTEIFHTAAAYEAHRQAILDTKVPLDAGMLYFDARLCDHQPTLEVRVADVCLKAEHAAVVAALARALVETAIRKGDEEPAGVSANLLRIWSWKASRYGVEAELINPFTGTPIAARDAIAQLLDELAPVLSEYDEEETVQTVVAEILQGGSGTGIQREAYQHHNNMYDVMDAVVHATHDHHDSQRVGIGPS
- a CDS encoding N-acetylglutaminylglutamine amidotransferase, which codes for MVCAIAGELAFRGARAETGAVQKMANALGTANDNRIWNNGWVAFDQIPLGNTGASASSQPTYDAEQELAVVFDGHLTNRDELYSELAKDHRFRAGTDAEVILAAYSKWGESFIERLHGEFAIALADLRRHRLLLGRDRLGVKPLYVAHLNGRLRFASTLPGLVASGGIDTSVDRIGLHHYMSWHSIVPAPRSILTGVTKLPPATMHIIDSDGQLSERVYWQPDYSRNHVYANWDEQDWQEAICNALQVAVQRRLDDDTGVLLSGGLDSSLLVALMAEAGQRDIPTFSVGFDSNGQQAGNEFEYSDRIAEEFQTDHHTLHIGSEEFAGAVGDAVAAMMEPMASHDVPAFYLHSQAVVKHSNAVQSGQGADELFAGYRYHQVAESVPRESALAVFEEAFVDHTQHELAQILNPTWLTSTDVSHERLADKLSAPGAETAIDAVLRLETQLLMADDPVKRVSNMSSIAGLEARVPFLDHELVELVAACPIELKTAQGGKGILKDIGRKLLPSEVIDRPKGYFPVPALGHLQDPILTDIREALHAPEAQERDLFRRDYINALLDNPNDQYVPTGGNTLWKLGLLELWLQSHNVG
- a CDS encoding DUF1028 domain-containing protein, with the protein product MTFSICAYDPATGQLGVGAITALPGVGKLVSHAQSGVGAAATQATLNPYLALDGLALMAGGSNAQASLEEVIRRDDGREYRQLGIIDAQGNTAAWTGSKTPEWSGHLQRGNAVAQGNRLVGAETLEATMDAFDEHENLELAYRILRALQAGEATGADRHGSVSGAIYVVDTEQYPLWDVRVDDATDPAAALDALVETFAEDLIPQVRKLPTRNDYVGEQTREAMAEDSAG
- a CDS encoding gamma-glutamyl-gamma-aminobutyrate hydrolase family protein is translated as MTQQHPGFSVRYFQQEQDFEKDGRPVIAVVVSLWTPKLSNWSAQAIHDLTMQAVTTIRDQGGRPLVIDSSAPTLQERGTTWHDQVDAFVYMGGPDVHPGFYSDVDLSTEMPWIDAKADKFCLDSVGRAVAEDKPVLGICRGSQLLNVSQGGTLVEHIEGHRQDLGDGDMGFMDEKVELVPDSQIAQILGGAGTIGVRSAHHQTVDQPGSGLTVTAYAHDNSIEAIEHEDKAWVIGLQWHPEEASANEEHRRLIFQSLISHAEQPALSKSAVQQ